In Leptospiraceae bacterium, one DNA window encodes the following:
- a CDS encoding TlpA family protein disulfide reductase, producing MKFLLFVLLYFLLFCSPKVESNFGVDKYEGVYLDERTIKFSELEYERIAFNVYSPTCIPCIKEIPALNYIHSMIPDKKKSVIFMVVDPYFIVENSENKKLEEVFRQAKEIMQKEVKTRKIEFPVILMKKPFQVNPEGGLITGTPETLLFKNRPFTLYYNFIGPISEIGEVINLEKDAKVRFFLRMIGG from the coding sequence ATGAAATTTTTACTATTTGTTTTACTTTACTTTTTGTTATTTTGCTCTCCGAAGGTCGAATCTAATTTTGGGGTAGATAAATATGAAGGTGTTTACTTAGACGAAAGGACTATAAAGTTCTCAGAGTTAGAATACGAAAGAATTGCTTTCAATGTGTATTCTCCTACATGTATTCCCTGCATTAAGGAAATTCCGGCTTTGAACTATATACATTCGATGATTCCAGACAAAAAAAAGTCGGTAATTTTCATGGTGGTGGATCCATATTTTATCGTAGAAAATTCCGAGAATAAAAAATTGGAAGAAGTATTTCGACAGGCTAAGGAAATTATGCAAAAGGAAGTGAAAACTCGTAAAATTGAGTTTCCGGTAATCCTTATGAAAAAACCGTTTCAGGTAAACCCGGAAGGAGGCTTGATTACCGGCACTCCAGAAACATTGCTATTTAAAAATAGACCATTTACTTTATACTATAATTTTATAGGTCCTATTTCAGAGATAGGTGAAGTTATAAATTTAGAAAAGGATGCTAAGGTTCGGTTTTTTTTACGAATGATAGGAGGTTAA
- a CDS encoding DNA primase, which translates to MSTSQEFDILKLVELTRANKYEMTSVGFAALDKIDKIELPKKMRTRKFAVQALHALSEKLVQYGYFSIEERKKLLAEANLSDSPYKKDFAGSSKSLAPVVEEVAEEEDIPEEESKPVRDFSLDDEDNDNDETVSEEDSFEDEDEDSEEDE; encoded by the coding sequence ATGAGCACATCTCAGGAATTTGATATTCTAAAATTAGTAGAATTAACTCGTGCAAATAAATATGAAATGACATCGGTTGGTTTTGCGGCTTTAGACAAAATAGATAAAATCGAACTCCCTAAAAAAATGAGAACCAGAAAGTTTGCAGTTCAGGCTCTTCACGCACTTTCCGAAAAATTAGTTCAATACGGGTATTTTTCTATCGAAGAAAGGAAAAAACTCTTAGCAGAGGCAAACCTATCCGACTCTCCTTACAAAAAAGATTTTGCTGGGTCTTCCAAGTCTTTAGCACCGGTTGTAGAAGAAGTTGCCGAAGAAGAAGATATTCCTGAAGAAGAATCCAAACCTGTTCGTGACTTTTCTTTGGACGACGAAGACAACGACAACGATGAAACTGTTTCAGAAGAAGATAGCTTTGAAGATGAGGATGAAGATTCCGAAGAGGATGAGTAA